A genomic segment from Limisphaera ngatamarikiensis encodes:
- a CDS encoding sigma-54-dependent transcriptional regulator gives MGVSTLMVVDDEADVRYSFRRLFEGEGLEVVEAASGEEALRMIPRVRPDLVVMDIRMAGLSGLETLRRIREMDPRLLVILMTAYGTTQTAIEAMKLGAYDYLLKPFDMARLRSVIQQGLKAARDMRQAVAIRPTGGLEEDALGLVGRSEAMQQVFKLIGQLAASDATVLITGESGTGKELVARAIYQHSRRSGQPFLAVNCAAIPEGLLESELFGHERGAFTGATQQRIGKFEQCHRGTLFLDEIGDMSLSTQAKILRVLQSGQFERVGGNQTLQVDVRILAATNRPLEQMVASRQFREDLFYRLNVVRIHLPPLRERREDIPLLVEYFLARFAREQKQTPRSLTAAALRALENYHWPGNVRELENVLRRATVIAKGEAILPEDLPPEVLEGAAGPVRAGAAPQPKPGPATGAASQAHAGTSETARDEEEVVHLARRLFEWARRHPDRKVLPAVERELVVQALRETRDNQVRAARLLGITRATLRKRIEKYGIRREFRVE, from the coding sequence ATGGGTGTGAGCACGTTGATGGTCGTGGACGACGAGGCGGACGTCCGCTACTCCTTTCGTCGCCTGTTTGAGGGCGAGGGGTTGGAGGTGGTGGAGGCAGCCAGCGGGGAGGAAGCGTTGCGAATGATCCCGAGGGTGCGCCCCGATTTGGTGGTGATGGACATCCGCATGGCGGGATTGAGCGGGCTGGAGACGTTGCGGCGGATCCGAGAGATGGATCCCCGCCTGTTGGTGATTCTGATGACGGCCTACGGGACCACGCAGACGGCCATCGAGGCGATGAAGCTGGGGGCGTACGATTATCTGCTGAAGCCGTTCGACATGGCCCGGCTGCGTTCGGTGATTCAGCAGGGGCTGAAGGCGGCGCGGGACATGCGCCAGGCAGTGGCCATCCGGCCGACCGGCGGGCTGGAAGAGGATGCGCTCGGGCTGGTGGGCCGGAGTGAGGCCATGCAGCAGGTGTTCAAGCTGATCGGACAACTGGCGGCATCGGATGCCACGGTACTGATCACCGGGGAGAGCGGCACGGGCAAGGAACTGGTGGCGCGGGCGATTTACCAGCACAGTCGTCGTTCCGGGCAACCGTTTTTGGCAGTAAATTGTGCGGCCATCCCCGAGGGGCTGTTGGAGAGCGAGCTGTTCGGGCATGAACGGGGGGCATTCACGGGTGCCACGCAGCAGCGCATTGGCAAGTTCGAGCAGTGTCACCGGGGCACGTTGTTTTTGGATGAAATTGGGGACATGAGCCTGTCCACCCAGGCCAAAATTTTGCGGGTGTTGCAGTCGGGACAGTTTGAGCGGGTGGGCGGCAACCAGACCTTGCAGGTGGACGTGCGGATTTTGGCGGCCACGAACCGGCCGTTGGAGCAGATGGTGGCGAGCCGGCAGTTCCGGGAGGATCTTTTCTACCGGCTGAACGTGGTGCGGATTCATCTGCCCCCGTTGAGGGAGCGCAGGGAGGACATCCCCCTGTTGGTGGAGTATTTTCTGGCGCGGTTTGCGCGGGAACAGAAGCAAACTCCCAGGTCTTTGACTGCGGCGGCCCTGAGGGCGCTGGAGAACTATCACTGGCCGGGCAACGTGCGCGAATTGGAAAACGTGCTGCGGCGGGCCACCGTGATCGCCAAAGGGGAGGCCATCCTGCCGGAGGATCTGCCACCGGAGGTTTTGGAGGGCGCGGCGGGCCCGGTGCGAGCCGGGGCGGCACCGCAACCCAAACCCGGTCCGGCCACGGGAGCTGCGTCGCAGGCACACGCAGGCACCTCCGAAACCGCGCGGGACGAGGAAGAGGTTGTCCACCTGGCGCGGCGCCTGTTCGAGTGGGCGCGCCGGCATCCGGACCGCAAGGTGTTGCCGGCTGTGGAACGTGAGCTGGTGGTGCAGGCCCTTAGGGAGACGCGGGATAATCAGGTGCGCGCGGCCCGCTTGTTGGGCATTACGCGGGCCACGTTGCGGAAACGGATCGAAAAGTACGGGATTCGCCGCGAGTTCCGGGTGGAATAG
- a CDS encoding PEP-CTERM sorting domain-containing protein (PEP-CTERM proteins occur, often in large numbers, in the proteomes of bacteria that also encode an exosortase, a predicted intramembrane cysteine proteinase. The presence of a PEP-CTERM domain at a protein's C-terminus predicts cleavage within the sorting domain, followed by covalent anchoring to some some component of the (usually Gram-negative) cell surface. Many PEP-CTERM proteins exhibit an unusual sequence composition that includes large numbers of potential glycosylation sites. Expression of one such protein has been shown restore the ability of a bacterium to form floc, a type of biofilm.), producing MIPLLLTSFARVPQANAQAYNVANWVVDTNLQVAPVSVANAYPITTFINGTNPTVRLYQFFANSTIGDTPTTLSLDNVGDRLTLSGTAVFTGGGAGASQDYGNVQWRIGLFYKGDRNPPPQTQGTNWLGYFIGAGSGTTTSPLYERADPNTGMYASGTGASINWNGSGPGSGTNFSPGTYNFLLDIERSDANQLTFNFSITGTNALGQLYSVTGANLLDTSPSTMAFDRVGMLCGASLSALEIRYENLQVLYAPIPEPSVLALTATGLAGLALWRRRRNG from the coding sequence ATGATTCCCCTGCTCTTGACCAGTTTCGCTCGGGTGCCCCAAGCGAACGCCCAGGCCTACAATGTGGCCAACTGGGTTGTGGACACCAACCTGCAGGTGGCGCCGGTCAGCGTCGCCAATGCCTACCCGATCACAACGTTTATCAACGGCACTAATCCGACCGTACGGCTGTACCAGTTTTTCGCAAACTCCACCATCGGGGACACACCAACGACATTGAGTCTCGACAACGTTGGTGACCGGCTCACGCTGAGCGGGACGGCCGTCTTTACCGGAGGTGGTGCGGGTGCCTCCCAGGACTACGGCAACGTTCAATGGCGGATCGGGCTCTTTTACAAGGGCGACCGCAACCCGCCGCCGCAAACGCAGGGAACAAACTGGTTGGGCTACTTCATAGGAGCCGGCAGTGGCACCACCACAAGTCCTTTGTACGAACGGGCCGATCCAAACACGGGCATGTATGCTTCCGGTACCGGGGCCTCCATCAACTGGAATGGCTCGGGCCCGGGATCGGGAACGAATTTCTCACCCGGGACGTACAATTTCCTCCTCGACATTGAGCGCAGCGACGCCAACCAGCTCACCTTCAACTTCAGCATCACCGGTACCAACGCCCTGGGACAGCTTTACTCCGTAACCGGAGCCAACCTGCTGGATACCAGCCCGTCCACGATGGCGTTTGACCGCGTGGGAATGCTGTGCGGCGCCTCGCTCAGCGCGCTGGAAATCAGGTACGAGAATCTGCAAGTCCTTTATGCCCCGATACCCGAGCCCTCCGTCCTGGCCCTGACGGCAACCGGGCTGGCGGGCCTGGCATTGTGGCGCAGGCGTCGCAACGGGTAG
- the cas8c gene encoding type I-C CRISPR-associated protein Cas8c/Csd1, producing MLLQLLYDFAKSRNLLDDPAFRPKTPVRWLICLDENGNLLGQGPQETEGQRKNKGREYKVPKTSRATNSGTVADFLVDDIGAIFGLSTKPGAPLNERASKKLKQKHLDFWRQIEEAKAATGDARFDALLRFKEALGGSAPPFLRLDEKGTGWLVRTASGNEKPLGGDLFSFVVSGKGPEPLFEDQAVREYWRRVFAAEMRNTEKEAERGLCLVTGQRDVPLARTHTPMVTGLPKPAKGTGAGIVGFERPAFCSYGFEKSYNAPTSVTASKGYLLALQFLSKQQDHWLSLGPAWLCFWAVESEEASNLFARLLRRPDPLTVRKFMTSPWSGLQKPPPERDKFVAITLTAAGPRIVIKGWLQMPLADVAKNFERWFRDLAITENSETAQPPIADEDEAAPLGVSRLAACTAPLMRKGGRLVPNHEMLHPDVPAQLYRAALEGTAPSIALIKPILDQLHSRLVRDKNYNLLFDESRFALLKLILNRNRKENTMEIKPKLTADTDDPAYNCGRLLAVLASCQEKAMNADWKPGEDWKKANATVTDRYFGTASVSPASVFPLLLRLNRHHLSKISKSKRYAGDERFLEEQIQNILALFKPEQPGKPPVFPRVLDLQAQGRFALGFYQQSAEDAAARKAAASEASEPAGK from the coding sequence ATGCTCCTGCAACTCTTATACGATTTTGCCAAATCCCGGAATCTGCTGGATGACCCAGCGTTTCGCCCGAAGACCCCGGTCCGCTGGCTCATCTGCCTTGACGAAAATGGGAATCTCCTCGGCCAGGGACCGCAAGAAACTGAAGGTCAACGAAAGAACAAAGGGCGCGAATACAAGGTGCCCAAAACGAGCCGCGCCACGAATTCCGGCACCGTCGCCGATTTTCTTGTGGACGACATTGGAGCCATCTTTGGCCTTAGCACCAAGCCCGGTGCGCCGCTAAACGAACGCGCCTCCAAGAAGCTGAAGCAGAAACACCTGGACTTTTGGCGACAAATCGAAGAGGCCAAGGCGGCAACGGGAGATGCCCGCTTCGATGCGTTGCTGCGCTTTAAGGAAGCGTTGGGCGGAAGCGCGCCTCCATTTCTGCGCTTGGATGAAAAAGGCACAGGTTGGCTTGTGCGCACGGCCAGCGGAAACGAAAAGCCGCTCGGTGGGGATCTATTTAGCTTTGTGGTCTCAGGCAAAGGACCAGAGCCCCTGTTTGAAGACCAAGCCGTCCGCGAATACTGGAGAAGGGTTTTCGCCGCTGAAATGCGGAATACCGAGAAAGAAGCGGAACGCGGCTTGTGCTTGGTAACTGGCCAGCGTGACGTGCCTCTCGCCCGGACTCACACGCCGATGGTCACCGGCTTGCCCAAGCCCGCAAAAGGCACCGGCGCCGGAATCGTTGGCTTTGAGAGGCCGGCCTTTTGCTCCTACGGCTTCGAGAAGAGTTACAACGCCCCGACATCCGTCACCGCCTCGAAGGGCTACCTCTTGGCGCTTCAGTTTCTAAGCAAACAGCAAGACCACTGGCTTTCGCTCGGCCCGGCATGGCTCTGCTTCTGGGCCGTTGAATCGGAAGAGGCATCAAATCTCTTTGCGCGGCTGCTGCGGCGACCTGATCCTCTTACCGTCCGAAAGTTCATGACTTCGCCGTGGAGCGGGTTGCAGAAGCCACCGCCGGAACGCGACAAGTTCGTCGCGATTACCCTCACGGCGGCCGGTCCGCGCATTGTCATCAAGGGCTGGCTTCAGATGCCTTTAGCCGACGTTGCGAAGAATTTCGAACGATGGTTCAGAGATCTTGCCATCACTGAGAACTCCGAAACTGCGCAGCCCCCCATCGCCGACGAAGATGAAGCTGCACCATTGGGCGTTAGCCGGTTGGCAGCTTGCACCGCGCCCCTGATGCGCAAGGGCGGGCGCTTGGTGCCGAATCATGAGATGTTGCACCCGGACGTGCCCGCACAACTTTACCGTGCCGCTCTCGAAGGCACCGCGCCCTCCATCGCCCTCATCAAACCGATCCTCGATCAGCTTCATTCCCGACTCGTGCGGGACAAAAACTACAACCTCCTTTTCGATGAAAGCCGTTTTGCCCTCCTCAAACTCATCCTCAACCGCAACCGAAAGGAAAACACCATGGAGATCAAACCCAAACTCACGGCCGACACAGACGACCCGGCCTACAATTGCGGTCGTCTGCTTGCCGTCCTGGCCAGCTGCCAGGAGAAGGCAATGAATGCTGACTGGAAACCTGGGGAAGACTGGAAGAAAGCCAATGCAACAGTTACGGATCGCTACTTCGGCACCGCCTCCGTATCGCCCGCCAGCGTGTTCCCGCTCCTGCTGCGGCTCAACCGCCATCACCTCAGCAAGATCAGCAAATCGAAGCGCTACGCCGGCGACGAACGGTTCCTGGAAGAGCAAATCCAAAACATCCTGGCGCTCTTCAAGCCGGAACAACCGGGCAAACCGCCGGTTTTTCCGCGCGTCCTTGATCTCCAGGCCCAGGGCCGGTTTGCCCTGGGCTTTTACCAGCAATCCGCTGAAGACGCGGCCGCCCGCAAAGCCGCCGCGTCAGAAGCATCCGAACCCGCAGGCAAATAA
- the larB gene encoding nickel pincer cofactor biosynthesis protein LarB, with the protein MTLQEAIELLEAFRADRISREEVLQALQKAPLADLGFAKVDLHRGLRQGFPEVIFGQGKTPEQVVAIAETLLRQGERVLATRLTPEHARQILRRWNHAVWHETARCVTIDPKPLPKRPGTIVVVSAGTSDLPVAEEAAITADIMGNHVQRIHDVGVAGLHRLLGRLEDLRRAHVLIVVAGMEGALPSVVGGLVNRPIIAVPTSVGYGAHLGGLAALLAMLNSCASGITVVNIDNGFGAGFAASQINALVAEHMTRTAASEPNTTA; encoded by the coding sequence ATGACCCTGCAAGAAGCCATCGAGTTGCTCGAGGCCTTCCGCGCCGACCGCATCAGTCGCGAAGAAGTCCTGCAAGCCCTTCAAAAAGCTCCACTGGCGGACCTGGGCTTTGCCAAGGTGGACCTGCACCGCGGACTCCGTCAGGGCTTTCCCGAGGTCATTTTCGGCCAGGGTAAGACCCCGGAACAGGTGGTGGCCATCGCCGAAACCCTCTTACGCCAGGGCGAACGCGTCCTGGCCACCCGCCTCACCCCCGAACACGCCCGCCAAATACTCCGCCGGTGGAACCACGCCGTGTGGCACGAGACCGCCCGCTGCGTCACCATCGACCCCAAACCCCTGCCCAAACGACCCGGCACCATCGTCGTCGTCAGCGCCGGTACCAGTGACCTGCCGGTCGCGGAAGAAGCCGCCATAACCGCCGACATCATGGGCAACCACGTCCAGCGCATCCACGACGTGGGCGTGGCAGGTTTGCACCGACTCCTCGGCCGACTCGAGGACCTGCGCCGGGCCCATGTGCTCATCGTGGTCGCCGGCATGGAAGGTGCCCTCCCCAGCGTGGTGGGCGGACTCGTCAACCGGCCCATCATCGCCGTGCCCACCAGCGTCGGTTACGGCGCCCACCTGGGCGGCCTGGCCGCCCTGCTGGCCATGCTCAACAGCTGCGCCAGCGGCATCACCGTGGTCAACATCGACAACGGCTTTGGAGCCGGGTTCGCCGCCAGCCAGATCAACGCCCTGGTGGCCGAACACATGACGCGTACAGCCGCATCCGAACCCAACACCACGGCCTGA
- the cas5c gene encoding type I-C CRISPR-associated protein Cas5c encodes MKTNHHITIRVWGDFACFTRPEMKVERVSYPVMTPSAARGILEAIFWEPQMYYLVDAIRVVKKGRWFSFRRNEVIKVISLDSAKTWMQSPEKVVPIQAGGGADDGTQRNMLALQDVEYLITAEVRTTPLANRPEDSLAKYLAEIERRARQGKCFHRPGLGMREFAADFDWVEGDPDEALARRAAALGRSPDQYNEDIGLMLYDVFDYRERASGFRWLRPDEIAAFEISKSESSTPRRARGSPRANRSVAEPPRWTGKLIQPRAAFFHARVEKSKLDCHPDRVKILFPNIEGN; translated from the coding sequence ATGAAAACAAACCACCACATTACCATTCGGGTTTGGGGCGACTTCGCCTGTTTCACCCGCCCTGAAATGAAAGTCGAGCGCGTCAGCTACCCCGTCATGACGCCATCCGCCGCACGCGGCATCCTCGAAGCCATCTTCTGGGAACCGCAGATGTACTACCTTGTTGACGCCATTCGCGTCGTCAAAAAAGGCCGCTGGTTCTCGTTTCGGCGCAACGAGGTCATCAAGGTCATCAGCCTCGATAGCGCCAAAACCTGGATGCAGTCGCCCGAAAAGGTTGTGCCCATTCAAGCCGGGGGCGGCGCGGACGACGGCACCCAACGGAACATGCTGGCGCTGCAAGATGTGGAATATCTCATCACCGCCGAAGTGCGCACCACGCCGTTGGCCAATCGCCCCGAGGACTCGCTCGCCAAATATCTCGCAGAAATCGAGCGTCGCGCCCGCCAGGGCAAATGCTTCCATCGCCCCGGCCTTGGCATGAGGGAATTCGCCGCGGACTTCGACTGGGTCGAGGGCGACCCGGATGAAGCTCTTGCACGCCGCGCTGCCGCGCTGGGCCGCTCGCCAGACCAGTACAACGAAGACATCGGCCTGATGCTCTACGACGTCTTCGACTACCGCGAGCGCGCTTCCGGCTTCCGCTGGTTGCGCCCGGATGAAATCGCCGCTTTTGAGATTTCAAAGTCTGAGAGTTCAACGCCCCGGCGTGCTCGGGGTTCGCCGCGCGCCAACCGAAGCGTTGCCGAGCCGCCCCGCTGGACCGGCAAGCTGATCCAACCCCGAGCCGCTTTCTTCCATGCCCGGGTCGAGAAATCGAAACTGGATTGTCACCCCGACCGCGTCAAAATCCTCTTCCCCAACATCGAAGGAAACTGA
- the larC gene encoding nickel pincer cofactor biosynthesis protein LarC: MDLLYLDLCAGISGDMLLGALFDLGVDPRYVESELRKVPLGPWHWHVYRSTHGAIAGHRVEVHPTHAGPNPHDTSHPHPHEPGSQHHQHRTFREIQQLIETSSLSPWVRQKAVALFRRIAEAESRIHGQPLDTVHFHEVGAVDSLVDILGGCIALESLGRPRVEAGPVVDGTGWIDCAHGRFPLPAPATLAILGARGIPISQCEEPYELVTPTGAAFLAEFVERFGPMQNLVAQRIGFGLGQRVLRTRPNVLRAVLGPLTPPAADAQGRWDWEQDEVAVLETNLDDATGEQLGRFMELALQAGAWDVFYAPVQMKKHRPGVWLTVLCRPADADRLTELILRETPALGVRRSVRERRKLRRHTTEVQTAYGAVRVKCGLLNGRVVQLKPEWDDCCRRAMEHGVEARTVWQAAVAAALSAAAQPVETEG, translated from the coding sequence ATGGACCTCCTCTACCTCGACCTCTGCGCCGGCATCAGCGGCGACATGCTCCTGGGCGCACTGTTTGACCTCGGCGTGGACCCCCGGTACGTGGAATCCGAGCTTCGCAAGGTGCCGCTGGGTCCCTGGCACTGGCATGTTTACCGATCCACCCATGGCGCCATCGCCGGACACCGGGTGGAAGTTCATCCAACCCATGCGGGCCCAAACCCTCACGACACCTCACACCCTCACCCTCACGAGCCGGGCTCCCAACATCATCAGCACCGGACATTTCGTGAAATCCAACAACTGATCGAGACAAGTTCGCTCTCACCCTGGGTTCGGCAAAAGGCCGTGGCCCTGTTCCGGCGCATTGCCGAGGCCGAAAGCCGTATCCACGGCCAGCCCCTCGACACCGTCCATTTCCACGAGGTCGGCGCAGTGGACTCGCTGGTGGACATCCTCGGCGGTTGCATCGCGCTCGAGTCCCTCGGCCGTCCGCGGGTGGAAGCCGGCCCCGTGGTCGACGGAACCGGCTGGATCGATTGTGCCCATGGACGGTTTCCCCTGCCGGCTCCCGCCACACTGGCCATCCTGGGGGCACGGGGCATCCCCATAAGCCAGTGTGAAGAACCTTATGAGCTCGTCACCCCAACCGGCGCCGCCTTCCTCGCCGAGTTCGTCGAACGCTTCGGCCCCATGCAAAACCTCGTCGCCCAACGGATCGGTTTCGGGCTGGGCCAGCGCGTCCTTCGTACCCGACCCAACGTGCTGCGGGCGGTCTTGGGCCCCTTGACCCCGCCCGCAGCGGACGCGCAGGGCCGGTGGGATTGGGAACAGGACGAGGTGGCCGTGCTGGAAACCAACCTCGACGACGCCACCGGCGAACAGCTCGGTCGCTTCATGGAACTCGCCCTCCAGGCCGGCGCATGGGACGTGTTTTACGCGCCCGTCCAGATGAAAAAACATCGCCCCGGTGTGTGGCTCACGGTCCTGTGCCGCCCGGCCGATGCCGATCGCCTGACGGAGTTGATCCTGCGCGAAACACCGGCACTGGGCGTGCGGCGCAGCGTTCGCGAACGTCGCAAGCTCCGGCGGCACACCACGGAAGTACAAACAGCGTACGGCGCCGTACGCGTGAAATGCGGCCTGTTAAACGGCCGTGTGGTGCAGCTGAAGCCCGAATGGGACGACTGCTGCCGGCGCGCCATGGAGCACGGGGTTGAGGCCAGGACCGTTTGGCAGGCCGCTGTGGCCGCGGCTTTGTCGGCCGCGGCGCAACCGGTTGAAACCGAGGGCTGA
- the cas3 gene encoding CRISPR-associated helicase Cas3': protein MDFYAHTAEDESGRPLPVGSGKWQPLATHLRNVAALARRFAEPLALAAEAELAGLLHDLGKYRIEFQQMLRGQRSSSADTQHAVFGAAWAFDCVPREGKLAGTAFAIAGHHAGLHDVGDLQQLVRSAHLHPVETSAKLVRLLEGELGPLPPAPDPPTWVSDALATDLYIRMLFSCLVDADRLDTAYWPAAPPPDKPLDTERLLDALQAERRRKNEANPNSPLAALRNRIFDACLARAAQPQGFFSLTVPTGGGKTLSSMAFALAHAKAHDLRRVIVVIPYLSIIEQNAAEYRRIFGDEVVLENHSGVSPPPDQREEEKSRLELVSENWDAPVIVTTSVQFLESLFAAAPARCRKLHRIPRSVVVFDEVQTLPVHLLAPCFNVFRELQRNYGVSFVFCSATQPAFRRAGSLPEDFFEPHELREIAPDPPTLFRQLRRVDYRLPAPGETLDWPTLAERLAAHRQALCVVNLTRHARELWEELRRQQPDEPPPIHLSAAMCPEHRLGLIEEIRRRLRENEPCRVISTQLIEAGVDVDFPVVWRALGPLDAIVQVAGRCNREGRLATGEVHVFRPADHKLPPGVYQAAADQAAVILARLGHDPNASQRLATDPQLFAEYFQSLYQVVNTDYSKRGETTIQEDRKQLRFRQVAAKAKVISDEGRPVIVSRDSHGKAYAAPLIEEIRARTPAPGQPRFTRDDLRSLQRFMVNVPSQNFARLEALHAVQPLLPNLELHVLDDGFYHPELGLVIENRPLDDFIA, encoded by the coding sequence TTGGACTTCTACGCGCACACGGCCGAAGACGAATCCGGGCGCCCCTTGCCGGTGGGATCCGGAAAGTGGCAGCCGCTGGCAACACACCTGCGCAACGTCGCGGCGCTGGCCCGGCGCTTCGCTGAACCCCTCGCCCTTGCGGCCGAAGCCGAACTGGCCGGCCTGCTGCATGATTTGGGCAAGTACCGCATCGAATTCCAACAAATGCTTCGCGGCCAGCGAAGCAGCAGCGCCGACACTCAGCACGCCGTCTTTGGCGCAGCTTGGGCTTTTGACTGTGTCCCACGCGAAGGCAAGCTCGCTGGAACAGCCTTCGCCATCGCCGGCCACCACGCTGGCCTGCATGACGTCGGAGACCTGCAGCAGCTTGTCCGAAGTGCACACCTGCACCCGGTCGAAACGTCTGCCAAACTGGTTCGCCTGCTCGAAGGCGAATTGGGCCCGCTGCCGCCTGCGCCCGACCCACCGACCTGGGTGTCAGATGCGCTGGCGACCGATCTCTACATCCGAATGCTCTTTTCTTGCCTGGTGGACGCGGACCGTCTTGACACCGCCTACTGGCCGGCTGCACCGCCGCCTGACAAGCCGCTCGATACGGAACGCCTGCTCGACGCGCTGCAGGCCGAGCGCCGCCGAAAGAACGAAGCCAACCCGAACAGCCCGCTCGCCGCGCTTCGCAACCGCATCTTCGATGCCTGCCTGGCGCGCGCTGCGCAGCCCCAGGGCTTTTTCTCGCTCACCGTGCCCACCGGCGGCGGCAAAACCCTTTCCTCGATGGCCTTCGCACTTGCTCATGCCAAAGCCCACGACCTGCGCCGCGTCATCGTCGTCATTCCCTACCTATCCATCATCGAGCAGAACGCTGCCGAGTATCGGCGCATCTTCGGCGATGAAGTTGTCCTGGAAAATCACTCCGGCGTCAGCCCGCCGCCGGACCAACGCGAAGAGGAGAAATCCCGCCTCGAACTGGTCTCGGAGAACTGGGACGCGCCGGTCATTGTCACCACTTCCGTCCAGTTTCTCGAATCCCTTTTTGCCGCTGCGCCGGCACGCTGCCGCAAGCTTCACCGCATCCCCCGCTCGGTTGTCGTTTTCGACGAAGTGCAAACCCTGCCGGTGCATCTGCTCGCGCCGTGTTTCAATGTCTTTCGCGAGTTGCAGCGAAACTACGGCGTCAGCTTCGTTTTCTGCTCCGCTACACAACCGGCCTTTCGGCGCGCGGGTTCGTTGCCGGAAGACTTCTTCGAACCGCACGAACTGCGCGAAATCGCTCCTGACCCGCCGACGCTCTTCCGGCAATTGCGGCGTGTGGACTACCGTCTGCCCGCTCCCGGCGAAACGCTCGACTGGCCGACGCTGGCCGAACGCCTCGCAGCGCACCGCCAGGCACTGTGCGTTGTGAATCTTACCCGCCACGCTCGGGAACTCTGGGAAGAACTGCGCCGCCAGCAGCCTGACGAGCCGCCACCGATCCATCTCTCCGCCGCCATGTGTCCTGAGCACCGTTTGGGGTTGATCGAGGAAATCCGCCGACGCTTGCGCGAAAATGAACCCTGTCGCGTCATCTCCACCCAGCTCATCGAAGCTGGTGTGGACGTGGATTTTCCCGTGGTCTGGCGCGCGCTGGGGCCGCTCGATGCCATCGTCCAGGTTGCCGGCCGTTGTAATCGCGAAGGTCGGCTGGCAACCGGCGAGGTGCACGTCTTTCGTCCTGCCGACCACAAGCTACCGCCGGGCGTGTATCAAGCGGCAGCTGACCAGGCCGCTGTCATCCTCGCACGGCTCGGTCATGACCCGAACGCCTCTCAGCGATTGGCCACCGACCCCCAATTGTTCGCCGAATACTTTCAGTCACTGTACCAGGTCGTAAATACCGACTACTCAAAGCGTGGCGAAACCACGATCCAGGAGGACCGCAAGCAGCTCCGCTTTCGTCAGGTTGCTGCCAAGGCCAAAGTGATCTCCGATGAGGGGCGGCCTGTGATCGTTTCCCGCGACAGCCACGGCAAGGCTTACGCCGCGCCGCTCATAGAGGAAATCCGCGCCCGAACGCCCGCACCGGGCCAGCCCCGGTTCACCCGTGACGACCTCCGCAGCCTGCAACGCTTCATGGTCAACGTCCCGTCACAGAACTTCGCACGATTGGAGGCGCTCCACGCCGTCCAGCCACTCCTGCCCAACCTCGAACTCCACGTCCTGGATGACGGCTTTTATCACCCCGAACTCGGCCTTGTCATCGAAAACCGGCCGTTGGACGATTTTATCGCATGA